A part of Hippea maritima DSM 10411 genomic DNA contains:
- the mrdA gene encoding penicillin-binding protein 2, whose amino-acid sequence MPRRDRFLGKIEQIKKNIYYLFAVVVLSFVILVLRLFYLQIVKGNYFYSLAKRNSIRLIGIAPPRGDIKTSDGVFYAKNVPSFSVYLYKSKNLDLDRLNTISQLLNLDAFSLKEKLKLIPYYRSLPIKRNVEKSTVFKLLFNEDISPFVNIEVTPKRVYPSNPYAYANIVGYISEVSVDDLRRNPSFRVGELIGRKGVEKKYDSVLRGRWGYKEVEVSSKGAIVKVISTTPPKKGKNITLTINSKLQSFIYQQLKKNNLKGAVVVQRPNGAILALVDSDSFNPNFFVEGLSKKEWNNLKKSGLLNLFDISVQGAFPPGSLIKPFMALATLQEDIITPNTIVFCPYAIKIGKYTYRDWKAGGFGNINLYRAIESSSDVFFYQMGMKLGIDKIDYYLSKFGFGRSPGLFSYCTKGNLPSRTWKYKKYSQGWYIGDTISTSIGQGFFLASPLQVALAFSIIANDGVGYRPFLVEGVKPFPLYVFKSKYYEDIKKALWLVVNGSYGTAKKAQIEGLNICGKTGTSQVVSSSVYKKIKKKVREGRMPIKKALKYYPHAWFASFAPKDKPKVVVVVFLEHGESSANAAAFAKLVYEKLIELGLI is encoded by the coding sequence ATGCCGAGGCGAGATAGATTTTTAGGCAAAATAGAGCAAATAAAAAAGAACATCTACTATCTCTTTGCTGTTGTAGTTTTATCTTTTGTTATACTTGTTTTGAGACTTTTTTATCTTCAAATCGTTAAAGGGAATTATTTTTACTCATTAGCTAAGAGAAACTCTATAAGGCTCATAGGTATTGCCCCTCCAAGAGGCGACATAAAAACCTCAGATGGTGTATTCTACGCAAAAAACGTTCCCTCTTTCAGTGTTTATCTCTACAAGTCAAAAAACCTTGACCTTGATAGGTTAAATACGATTTCTCAGTTGCTTAACCTGGATGCTTTTTCTTTAAAGGAAAAGCTTAAGTTGATTCCTTATTATAGAAGCTTGCCCATAAAGCGCAATGTGGAAAAAAGCACGGTATTTAAGTTGTTGTTTAATGAAGATATATCTCCTTTTGTTAATATAGAGGTTACGCCTAAGAGGGTTTATCCTTCAAATCCTTATGCTTACGCAAATATAGTTGGGTATATATCTGAGGTTTCAGTAGATGATTTGAGAAGAAACCCATCTTTTCGCGTTGGTGAGCTTATTGGAAGAAAAGGTGTAGAAAAGAAATATGACTCTGTTTTAAGGGGTAGATGGGGTTATAAAGAAGTTGAGGTATCCTCAAAAGGCGCTATTGTTAAGGTTATATCAACTACCCCTCCTAAAAAGGGAAAAAATATTACTTTAACGATAAATTCAAAGTTGCAGTCGTTTATCTATCAGCAATTAAAAAAGAATAATCTCAAAGGGGCAGTGGTGGTTCAAAGGCCAAATGGTGCTATACTTGCGTTGGTTGATAGCGATAGTTTCAATCCCAATTTTTTTGTCGAAGGACTCTCGAAAAAAGAATGGAATAATCTAAAAAAAAGCGGATTGTTAAATCTATTTGACATATCAGTTCAGGGAGCTTTTCCTCCAGGCTCGCTTATTAAGCCCTTTATGGCTCTGGCTACACTTCAAGAGGATATCATAACGCCAAACACAATTGTATTTTGCCCCTATGCTATAAAGATAGGTAAATACACATACAGAGACTGGAAAGCAGGCGGGTTTGGTAATATAAATCTCTACAGAGCTATAGAGAGCTCCTCAGATGTTTTCTTTTATCAAATGGGTATGAAGCTTGGCATAGATAAGATAGACTATTATCTGTCTAAATTTGGCTTCGGTAGATCACCAGGGCTTTTCTCTTACTGCACAAAGGGAAACCTACCTTCCCGTACATGGAAGTACAAAAAATACTCCCAAGGTTGGTATATAGGAGACACAATATCGACATCAATAGGGCAGGGTTTTTTCTTGGCAAGTCCATTGCAAGTTGCTCTAGCTTTTTCCATTATAGCAAACGATGGTGTCGGGTATAGACCTTTTTTGGTTGAGGGTGTGAAGCCATTTCCTTTGTATGTGTTTAAAAGCAAATACTACGAAGATATAAAGAAAGCTCTGTGGCTTGTTGTTAATGGGTCTTACGGTACGGCTAAAAAGGCTCAGATTGAGGGGCTTAATATTTGCGGTAAAACAGGAACTAGCCAGGTTGTGTCAAGTTCGGTCTACAAAAAGATAAAAAAGAAAGTTAGAGAGGGTAGAATGCCCATAAAGAAGGCACTGAAGTACTACCCCCACGCCTGGTTTGCCTCATTTGCACCAAAGGATAAGCCAAAAGTCGTAGTGGTGGTATTTTTGGAACATGGAGAATCCAGTGCCAACGCTGCAGCATTTGCCAAATTGGTCTATGAAAAGCTCATCGAATTAGGACTTATTTGA